In Corynebacterium afermentans subsp. afermentans, a genomic segment contains:
- a CDS encoding BCCT family transporter, whose protein sequence is MARTRRLQSDPLIFFSALGFILVFVVATLAFGDRARQTYADISGWLMDHFTWLYVGGVSATLIFLIVVFVSRYGNLRLGDDDDEPEYSYPVWFAMLFAAGMGATLLFWGAAEPLNHAYNPPRGGYDSMSREAIIQAFQFTYYHFGIHMWVIFTLPGLAVGYFVYKRKMPARMSSMFSPLLGGKVYDTPGKLLDALGIIGTVFGLAVSVGLGVLQISAGMNILWDVPLVTPVQIGIICAITLAASISVATGLDKGVKILSNLNIAGTILLMIFVLLTGPTLKLLGQITESFGIYAQSLPELMFWVDSYNDNPGWHATWTAFYWAWTICWSPFVGMFFARISRGRTVREFIGGTLLLPTTFDLIWFSIFGRAAIDMEEKDPGVLTTPVVEEGDTPQALFTLLAEYPLYAVTGTLALVVIVFYFVTSMDSAALVMDMFASGEENKSPTFYRVGWVVAVGLVTGALLFINDSGIEALQQVVIIIALPFFFMYFVMMYSLIKAMNDDSAAARKTRSRTWEKTDTAEKLEEGENKPAPGYDSEGNEVERPELEYDAEDDSWKFPEGFRLDRSGENETLVDDRRSDQ, encoded by the coding sequence ATGGCGCGCACACGCCGTTTGCAATCTGATCCCCTTATTTTCTTCTCCGCGCTGGGTTTCATCCTGGTGTTCGTCGTAGCCACCCTGGCGTTCGGCGACCGGGCCCGCCAAACCTACGCGGACATCTCCGGCTGGCTGATGGACCACTTCACGTGGCTCTACGTCGGCGGCGTTTCGGCCACGCTGATCTTCCTCATCGTGGTGTTCGTCTCCCGCTACGGCAACCTTCGCCTGGGCGATGACGACGACGAGCCGGAGTATTCCTACCCCGTCTGGTTTGCCATGCTGTTTGCCGCCGGCATGGGTGCAACGCTGTTGTTCTGGGGCGCGGCCGAGCCGCTGAACCACGCCTACAACCCGCCGCGCGGGGGCTACGACTCCATGAGCCGCGAGGCGATTATCCAGGCGTTCCAGTTCACCTACTACCACTTCGGCATCCACATGTGGGTCATCTTCACGCTGCCGGGTCTGGCCGTGGGGTACTTCGTATATAAGCGGAAAATGCCCGCGCGTATGTCGTCGATGTTCTCGCCGCTGCTCGGTGGCAAGGTGTACGACACCCCGGGCAAGCTGCTCGATGCCCTAGGCATCATCGGCACCGTTTTTGGCCTCGCCGTGTCCGTGGGCCTGGGCGTGCTGCAGATTTCTGCGGGCATGAACATTCTTTGGGACGTCCCACTGGTCACCCCCGTACAAATCGGCATCATCTGCGCGATCACCCTCGCCGCCTCGATTTCGGTGGCCACCGGCCTGGACAAAGGCGTGAAGATCCTGTCCAACCTGAACATCGCCGGCACGATCCTGCTGATGATCTTCGTGCTGCTCACCGGCCCCACGCTGAAGCTGCTCGGACAGATCACCGAGTCCTTCGGCATCTATGCGCAGTCGCTGCCGGAGCTGATGTTCTGGGTGGACTCCTACAACGACAACCCGGGCTGGCACGCCACCTGGACTGCCTTCTACTGGGCGTGGACGATCTGCTGGTCGCCGTTTGTGGGCATGTTCTTCGCCCGCATCTCCCGCGGCCGCACCGTGCGCGAGTTCATCGGCGGCACCTTGCTTCTGCCCACCACCTTCGACCTGATCTGGTTTTCCATCTTCGGCCGCGCGGCCATTGACATGGAGGAAAAGGACCCGGGCGTGCTCACCACCCCGGTGGTGGAGGAGGGCGACACCCCGCAGGCGCTATTTACCCTGCTTGCGGAGTACCCGCTGTACGCCGTCACCGGCACCTTGGCACTTGTGGTGATCGTGTTCTACTTTGTCACCTCCATGGACTCCGCCGCCCTGGTGATGGACATGTTCGCCTCCGGCGAGGAGAACAAGTCGCCCACCTTCTACCGCGTGGGCTGGGTCGTGGCCGTGGGCCTAGTCACCGGCGCGCTGCTGTTTATCAACGACTCCGGCATTGAGGCCCTGCAGCAAGTGGTGATCATCATCGCGCTGCCGTTCTTCTTCATGTACTTCGTCATGATGTACTCGCTGATCAAGGCGATGAACGACGACTCCGCCGCCGCGCGCAAGACCCGCTCCCGCACCTGGGAGAAGACCGACACCGCAGAAAAGCTCGAGGAGGGCGAGAACAAGCCCGCGCCGGGCTACGACTCGGAAGGCAACGAGGTCGAGCGCCCCGAGCTCGAGTACGACGCGGAGGACGATTCCTGGAAGTTCCCGGAGGGCTTCAGGTTGGATCGCAGCGGCGAGAACGAAACGCTTGTCGACGACCGCAGGTCCGACCAGTAG
- the smpB gene encoding SsrA-binding protein SmpB — MSKKNKKQKLSNTGVLATNRKARHDYHILDTWECGLVLQGTEIKALREGKVSLVEAFATIDNGEVWLRNMHIPEYSRGHWTNHPPRRTRKLLLHRREIDSLEGKVRDGNRTLIPLSLYLKDGRAKVELGLAQGKQDYDKRRDIKRRTEDREITRDLGRKLKGIKA, encoded by the coding sequence ATGTCCAAGAAGAACAAGAAGCAGAAGCTTTCCAACACCGGTGTGCTAGCCACCAACCGGAAAGCTCGCCATGACTACCACATCTTGGACACCTGGGAGTGCGGGCTGGTGCTGCAGGGCACCGAGATCAAAGCACTGCGCGAAGGCAAGGTCTCGCTGGTGGAGGCGTTTGCCACCATCGACAACGGCGAGGTCTGGCTGCGTAACATGCACATCCCGGAGTACTCCCGCGGCCACTGGACCAACCATCCGCCGCGCCGCACCCGTAAGCTGCTTTTGCACCGCCGGGAGATCGACTCGCTGGAGGGCAAGGTCCGCGACGGCAACCGCACCCTGATCCCGCTGTCGCTCTACCTCAAGGACGGCCGCGCGAAGGTCGAGCTGGGACTTGCGCAGGGTAAGCAGGACTACGACAAACGCCGCGACATCAAGCGCCGCACTGAGGACCGCGAGATCACCCGCGACCTGGGCCGCAAGCTCAAGGGCATCAAAGCTTAA
- a CDS encoding DUF418 domain-containing protein encodes MHEATNAEQHQPQQQRPRLIVPDLARGTALLGIAMANAAQAWVINDWSEDQSRVGWSVGGVRPDSVIDQVSAVFAAMFIHVRGLPMFSTLLGFGFGLVAASLYRKHYPAKQARRVLYRRYGALALFGAAHMFLLFYGDIMFTYGLVGILLAAMLTLSSKTLRIIAYTVLGLFTAFGVAGGIASFYFDASGGFNQTESTVTFDTFGEYFSSNLDMALGLLAVQPFAAAQLLSLAIIGYVWAREQVLTDVHAHRRTLIIWSIITGLIVLCVGLPWGLAAAGVLPDEWELPLFVLNQALGYLTGPGILALLALATDELNNQVPGWARAFVALGKRSMSGYLAQSFFFIAICTPAFLGIGLDASVTGKLIIGFVVWLISLLLAVVLDRAGKQGPFEWAHRHLSYGKTGRIEPKYDQPQITA; translated from the coding sequence ATGCACGAAGCCACCAACGCCGAACAGCACCAGCCCCAGCAGCAGCGCCCCCGCCTGATCGTCCCGGATCTCGCGCGCGGCACCGCCCTGTTGGGCATCGCGATGGCCAACGCCGCCCAGGCGTGGGTGATCAACGATTGGTCTGAGGACCAGTCCCGGGTGGGCTGGTCCGTGGGCGGTGTGCGCCCGGACAGCGTGATCGACCAGGTAAGCGCCGTCTTCGCCGCCATGTTCATCCACGTGCGCGGCCTGCCGATGTTCTCCACGCTGCTGGGCTTCGGCTTCGGCCTGGTGGCGGCCAGCTTGTACCGCAAGCACTACCCCGCCAAGCAGGCCCGGCGCGTGCTGTACCGCCGCTACGGCGCGCTGGCGCTGTTCGGCGCGGCCCACATGTTCTTGCTGTTCTACGGCGACATCATGTTCACCTACGGGCTGGTGGGCATACTGCTCGCCGCGATGCTCACGCTCAGTTCGAAAACGCTGCGCATCATCGCCTACACCGTCCTCGGCCTGTTCACGGCCTTCGGCGTCGCTGGCGGCATCGCCTCGTTCTACTTCGACGCCTCCGGCGGCTTCAACCAGACCGAATCCACCGTCACCTTCGACACCTTCGGGGAGTATTTCTCGTCCAACCTGGACATGGCGCTTGGGCTGCTGGCCGTGCAGCCGTTCGCTGCGGCGCAGCTGTTATCGCTTGCCATCATCGGGTACGTGTGGGCGCGGGAGCAGGTGCTTACCGACGTCCACGCGCACCGCCGCACCCTCATCATCTGGAGCATCATCACCGGGCTGATCGTCCTCTGCGTCGGCCTGCCCTGGGGCTTGGCGGCCGCGGGCGTGCTGCCGGACGAGTGGGAGCTGCCGCTGTTCGTGCTCAACCAGGCACTCGGTTACCTCACCGGCCCGGGCATCCTGGCGCTGCTCGCGCTGGCCACAGACGAGCTGAACAACCAGGTCCCGGGTTGGGCGCGCGCGTTCGTGGCGCTGGGCAAGCGATCCATGTCGGGGTATCTCGCGCAGTCGTTCTTCTTCATCGCGATTTGCACCCCGGCGTTTTTGGGCATCGGCCTGGATGCCTCGGTAACCGGCAAGCTCATCATCGGTTTTGTGGTGTGGTTGATTTCCCTGCTGCTGGCGGTGGTGCTGGACCGGGCGGGCAAGCAAGGCCCGTTCGAGTGGGCACACCGCCACCTCTCCTACGGCAAGACGGGAAGGATTGAGCCGAAATATGATCAGCCTCAAATCACTGCATGA
- a CDS encoding inositol monophosphatase family protein — protein MTDTQQFISDHRNDSDAELAAALVRHAGQLALRIRGQGLDAEVKTSVSDVVTEADRTAERFVAEVLQALRGDDGVIGEEGASRPSATGRTWVIDPVDGTYNFSQGSDYFCSALALVDDNSAHTPAIGAVHRPATATTWIAADGTATRDGVELRGLAESSLSESAVVTYLHPTFMANDDVREAWLRVVSGAATMRMMGAGSVDLSNLASGQMGAWLQHTVPDWDWLPGKALVEAVGGRCTKVDAGGVTWCVAGNPRIVDEVAERLRG, from the coding sequence GTGACCGATACGCAGCAGTTTATTTCCGACCACCGCAACGATTCCGACGCCGAGCTCGCAGCCGCGCTCGTGCGTCACGCCGGCCAGCTCGCGCTGCGCATCCGCGGCCAGGGCCTGGACGCGGAGGTGAAAACCTCCGTCTCCGACGTGGTCACGGAAGCCGACCGCACCGCGGAGCGCTTCGTGGCCGAGGTGCTTCAGGCGCTGCGTGGCGACGACGGCGTGATCGGCGAGGAGGGCGCTTCCCGCCCGTCCGCCACCGGCCGCACGTGGGTGATCGACCCGGTGGACGGAACTTACAACTTCTCGCAGGGCTCGGATTACTTCTGCTCGGCGCTCGCGCTTGTAGACGACAACTCCGCCCACACCCCCGCCATCGGCGCCGTACACCGGCCCGCCACGGCCACCACGTGGATCGCGGCGGACGGCACGGCCACGCGCGACGGGGTGGAGCTTCGGGGGCTGGCGGAGTCGTCGTTAAGCGAAAGCGCGGTGGTGACCTACCTGCACCCCACCTTCATGGCCAACGACGATGTGCGCGAGGCGTGGCTGCGCGTGGTCTCCGGCGCGGCGACGATGCGCATGATGGGTGCCGGTTCTGTTGACCTGTCGAATCTCGCGTCCGGGCAGATGGGCGCATGGCTGCAGCACACCGTGCCGGACTGGGATTGGTTGCCGGGCAAGGCGCTGGTCGAGGCCGTCGGCGGCCGGTGCACGAAGGTCGATGCCGGTGGCGTGACCTGGTGCGTTGCCGGCAACCCGCGGATCGTGGACGAGGTCGCCGAGCGCCTGCGCGGCTAG
- the thiC gene encoding phosphomethylpyrimidine synthase ThiC → MAHDIYAHEIHPKHSYAPIVKDGLEVPETAIQLDDSPTGPNEPFKIYRTRGPHAEPEVGLPSLRGEWITARGDVEEYAGRERNLLDDGRAAVKRGAASEEWRGESRTPLRAKDGQRVTQMAYARRGEITREMEFVALREHCDVEKVREEVAAGRAIIPNNVNHPESEPMIIGNAFLTKINANIGNSAVTSSIREEVDKLRWATRWGADTVMDLSTGDDIHATREWILRNSPVPIGTVPIYQALEKVGGVAEDLTWEIFRDTVIEQCEQGVDYMTVHAGVRLPYVPLTSKRVTGIVSRGGSIMAGWCLAHHKESFLYENFDELCEIFSRYDVAFSLGDGLRPGSVADANDAAQFAELKTIGELCKRAWDYDVQVMIEGPGHVPLNMIQVNNEKEEQWCGGAPFYTLGPLVTDIAPGYDHITSAIGAANIAAGGTAMLCYVTPKEHLGLPNRDDVKTGVITYKVAAHAADVAKGHPGARDWDDAMSKARFEFRWHDQFALSLDPETAQSYHDETLPAEPAKTAHFCSMCGPKFCSMRISQDIRDEFGDQIADLGMPSFDFDADSPAASSDAREGEQEMAREFRDLGSNVYLKEGEESPTAP, encoded by the coding sequence GTGGCTCACGACATCTATGCCCATGAAATCCACCCGAAGCACTCCTACGCCCCGATTGTGAAAGACGGGCTGGAGGTTCCGGAGACTGCGATCCAGCTGGATGATTCCCCCACCGGGCCAAACGAGCCGTTCAAGATCTACCGCACCCGCGGCCCGCACGCGGAGCCGGAGGTGGGCCTGCCCAGCCTGCGCGGCGAGTGGATCACCGCCCGCGGCGATGTGGAGGAATACGCAGGCCGCGAGCGCAATTTGCTTGACGACGGCCGCGCGGCCGTCAAACGCGGCGCCGCCAGCGAGGAATGGCGCGGCGAATCCCGCACGCCACTGCGGGCCAAGGACGGCCAACGCGTGACCCAGATGGCGTACGCGCGCCGCGGGGAAATCACCCGCGAGATGGAGTTCGTGGCACTGCGCGAGCACTGCGACGTGGAGAAGGTGCGCGAAGAAGTCGCCGCGGGGCGTGCCATCATCCCGAACAACGTCAACCACCCGGAAAGCGAGCCGATGATCATCGGCAACGCGTTTTTGACCAAGATCAACGCCAACATCGGCAACTCCGCGGTGACTTCCTCCATCCGCGAAGAGGTGGACAAGCTGCGCTGGGCCACCCGCTGGGGCGCGGACACCGTGATGGACCTGTCTACCGGAGACGACATCCACGCCACCCGCGAGTGGATCCTGCGCAACTCCCCCGTGCCGATCGGCACCGTGCCGATCTACCAGGCGCTGGAGAAGGTGGGCGGCGTCGCAGAGGACCTGACTTGGGAGATCTTCCGCGACACCGTGATTGAGCAGTGCGAGCAGGGCGTGGACTACATGACCGTGCACGCCGGCGTGCGCCTGCCGTACGTGCCGCTGACCTCCAAGCGCGTCACCGGCATCGTCTCCCGCGGCGGCTCGATCATGGCCGGGTGGTGCCTGGCGCACCACAAGGAGTCCTTCCTGTACGAAAACTTCGACGAGCTGTGCGAGATCTTCTCTCGGTACGACGTCGCATTCTCGCTTGGCGACGGCCTCCGCCCCGGCTCCGTGGCCGACGCCAACGACGCCGCCCAGTTCGCGGAACTGAAAACCATCGGCGAGCTGTGCAAGCGCGCCTGGGACTACGACGTGCAGGTGATGATCGAAGGCCCCGGCCACGTGCCGCTGAACATGATCCAGGTCAACAACGAAAAAGAAGAGCAGTGGTGCGGCGGCGCGCCGTTTTACACGCTCGGCCCCCTGGTCACCGACATCGCGCCGGGCTACGACCACATCACCTCCGCCATCGGTGCGGCCAACATCGCGGCTGGCGGCACGGCGATGCTGTGCTACGTCACCCCGAAGGAGCACCTGGGCCTGCCCAACCGCGACGACGTGAAAACTGGCGTGATCACCTACAAGGTCGCCGCCCACGCAGCCGATGTGGCCAAGGGCCACCCGGGCGCGCGCGACTGGGACGACGCGATGAGCAAGGCCCGCTTCGAGTTCCGCTGGCACGACCAGTTCGCCCTGTCCTTGGACCCGGAGACGGCGCAGTCCTACCACGACGAGACACTGCCGGCGGAGCCCGCGAAGACGGCGCACTTCTGCTCGATGTGCGGCCCGAAGTTCTGCTCCATGCGCATCTCGCAGGACATCCGCGACGAGTTCGGCGACCAGATCGCGGACCTTGGCATGCCGTCGTTCGACTTCGACGCCGACTCCCCGGCCGCATCCTCCGACGCGCGTGAGGGCGAGCAGGAGATGGCGCGCGAATTCCGCGACTTGGGCTCGAACGTGTACCTCAAGGAGGGCGAGGAGTCCCCGACTGCGCCATAA
- a CDS encoding GNAT family N-acetyltransferase, producing the protein MISLKSLHEMTPMQVHQLYKLRVDVFVAEQNCPFNEIDDQDAAPETRHILAFDGETLAGCARVFPTENGSRFGRFVVHPDFRGSGLGPEIVRTGIEYTERFDGDLIVEAQSGLVGYYEQFGLVAEGDESLDTGVPHRTMRLAR; encoded by the coding sequence ATGATCAGCCTCAAATCACTGCATGAGATGACTCCCATGCAGGTCCACCAGCTGTACAAGCTGCGCGTGGACGTCTTCGTGGCCGAGCAGAACTGCCCCTTCAACGAGATCGACGACCAAGACGCCGCCCCTGAGACTCGTCACATCCTCGCCTTCGACGGCGAGACGTTGGCCGGCTGCGCCCGCGTCTTCCCCACCGAGAACGGCTCGCGCTTCGGCCGGTTTGTGGTTCACCCTGATTTCCGCGGGTCCGGCCTTGGACCGGAGATCGTGCGCACCGGCATCGAATACACCGAGCGCTTCGACGGCGACCTCATCGTGGAGGCCCAGTCCGGCCTGGTGGGCTACTACGAGCAGTTCGGGCTTGTTGCCGAGGGCGACGAGTCCCTCGACACCGGCGTCCCGCACAGAACAATGCGGCTGGCCCGCTAG
- the ftsE gene encoding cell division ATP-binding protein FtsE has translation MIRFDHVTKAYPTSTRPALDNVTLDIPDGEFVFLIGASGSGKSTFLQLLIREENVSSGDIFFNDFHVNALSGKQVNKLRQSIGYVFQDFRLLPNLSVYDNVAFALEVIGKPKNRIAKLVPDALELVGLGAKANRMPRELSGGEQQRVAIARAFVDKPKLMLCDEPTGNLDPGTADEIMALLARINRMGTTVVMSTHNARAVDEMRKRVVELQLGKIVRDEDNGVYGDVRR, from the coding sequence GTGATCCGATTCGACCATGTGACCAAGGCGTACCCGACGTCCACGCGCCCCGCGCTCGACAACGTCACGCTCGATATCCCCGACGGCGAGTTCGTGTTCCTCATCGGCGCGTCCGGCTCCGGCAAGTCCACCTTCCTGCAGCTGTTGATCCGGGAGGAAAACGTCTCTTCAGGCGACATCTTCTTCAACGACTTCCACGTCAACGCCCTTTCCGGCAAGCAGGTAAATAAGCTGCGCCAATCCATTGGCTACGTGTTCCAGGACTTCCGCCTGCTGCCGAACTTGAGCGTCTACGACAATGTCGCGTTCGCGCTCGAGGTCATTGGCAAGCCGAAAAACCGCATCGCCAAACTCGTCCCCGACGCGCTCGAGCTCGTCGGCCTCGGCGCCAAAGCCAACCGCATGCCGCGGGAGCTGTCCGGTGGTGAGCAGCAGCGCGTGGCTATTGCGAGAGCTTTCGTGGATAAGCCCAAGCTCATGCTTTGCGACGAACCAACGGGCAACCTCGACCCCGGCACCGCCGACGAAATCATGGCCTTGCTTGCACGCATTAACCGCATGGGCACGACTGTGGTCATGTCCACGCACAACGCGCGAGCGGTGGACGAGATGCGCAAGCGCGTGGTTGAACTGCAGCTGGGCAAGATCGTGCGCGACGAGGACAACGGCGTGTACGGAGACGTGAGGAGGTAG
- the prfB gene encoding peptide chain release factor 2, with protein MQPETQTRIKDLSSTLSTIEKVMDLDVLRERARELEAQAGDPSLWDDPAHAQKVTTELSNVQARLKKVASLRSRIDDLPVMYELAEEEGDTSMADEELEDVAAQIDSLEVQTMLSGEYDAREAVVHIRSGAGGVDAADWAEMLMRMYVRWAEKAGHKVDIYDISYAEEAGIKSATFVVHGEYLYGQLSVEQGAHRLVRISPFDNQARRQTSFAEVEVLPVVEQTDHIDIPDSDIRVDVYRSSGPGGQSVNTTDSAVRITHIPTGIVVTCQNEKSQIQNKASALNVLQSKLLEKKRQEEKAEMDALGAGGNASWGNQMRSYVLHPYQMVKDLRTDFEVGDPQKVLDGDIDGFLEAGIRWRMAQQQEA; from the coding sequence ATGCAGCCGGAAACTCAGACGCGGATCAAGGACTTAAGCTCCACACTTTCCACCATTGAGAAGGTGATGGACCTGGACGTCCTGCGCGAGCGCGCCCGCGAGCTGGAGGCGCAAGCCGGGGATCCGTCGCTGTGGGACGATCCAGCGCACGCGCAAAAGGTCACCACCGAGCTGTCGAATGTGCAGGCGCGCTTAAAGAAGGTCGCCTCGCTTCGCTCGCGTATCGACGACCTGCCGGTGATGTACGAACTCGCCGAAGAAGAAGGCGATACATCCATGGCCGACGAGGAGCTGGAAGACGTCGCCGCGCAGATCGATTCGCTGGAGGTGCAGACCATGCTCTCCGGCGAGTACGACGCCCGCGAAGCCGTGGTGCACATCCGCTCCGGCGCCGGCGGCGTCGACGCGGCCGACTGGGCGGAAATGCTCATGCGCATGTATGTGCGATGGGCGGAAAAGGCAGGCCACAAGGTGGACATCTACGACATCTCGTATGCGGAGGAGGCCGGCATCAAGTCCGCCACGTTCGTGGTGCACGGCGAGTACCTCTACGGCCAACTGTCGGTGGAGCAGGGCGCGCACCGGCTCGTGCGCATCTCGCCGTTTGATAACCAGGCGCGCCGCCAGACCTCGTTCGCCGAGGTGGAGGTGCTGCCGGTGGTGGAGCAGACCGACCACATCGACATCCCGGACTCCGACATCCGCGTCGATGTCTACCGCTCCTCCGGCCCCGGCGGGCAGAGCGTGAACACCACCGACTCCGCAGTGCGCATAACCCACATCCCCACCGGCATTGTGGTGACCTGCCAGAACGAGAAGTCCCAGATCCAGAACAAAGCCTCAGCGCTCAACGTCTTGCAGTCCAAGCTGTTGGAGAAGAAGCGCCAGGAGGAGAAGGCCGAGATGGATGCGCTCGGCGCCGGCGGCAACGCCAGCTGGGGCAACCAGATGCGCTCCTATGTCCTGCACCCGTACCAGATGGTCAAGGACCTGCGCACCGACTTTGAGGTCGGCGACCCGCAGAAGGTCCTCGACGGCGACATCGACGGATTCTTAGAGGCCGGCATCCGCTGGCGCATGGCGCAGCAGCAGGAGGCGTAA
- the ftsX gene encoding permease-like cell division protein FtsX produces MNWEFVFREGVKGLGRNLTMTIALIITTALSLVLVGTGVLISKATTQTKDLYLDRVEVMVELDEDISASDQDCSSDRCKQVRDTLQADDRVEQVTFRSREQSYERFKELFQESEPELVRETAPDALPAALHVRLADPTDTSPLDKIRDMEQVEVISDQADTVRSAAGTLNTFRNVAFAVAAAQALAAVFLISNMVQLAAFNRREQIGIMRMVGASRWFTQAPFVLEAVLSVLIGAVLATVGVWAGKQLIVDPLLGDLYANQLIARVSDSTVWAVMPLVGLVAMVLGGLAAQVALRSYVRK; encoded by the coding sequence GTGAACTGGGAGTTTGTTTTCCGTGAGGGTGTCAAAGGCCTGGGCCGCAACCTCACCATGACCATCGCGCTGATCATCACCACTGCGCTGTCGCTGGTGCTGGTGGGCACCGGCGTGCTCATTTCCAAGGCCACTACGCAGACGAAAGACCTGTACCTGGACCGCGTAGAGGTGATGGTGGAGTTGGATGAGGATATCTCCGCCAGCGACCAGGACTGCTCCTCGGACCGCTGCAAGCAGGTTCGCGACACCTTGCAGGCGGACGACCGCGTCGAGCAGGTGACTTTCCGCTCCCGCGAGCAGTCCTACGAGCGCTTCAAGGAACTGTTCCAGGAATCCGAGCCGGAGCTGGTGCGCGAGACCGCCCCCGACGCCCTGCCGGCGGCGCTGCACGTGCGCCTGGCGGATCCGACGGACACCTCGCCGCTGGACAAGATCCGCGACATGGAGCAGGTGGAGGTCATCTCCGACCAGGCGGACACGGTGCGCTCCGCCGCCGGGACGCTGAACACGTTCCGCAACGTGGCCTTCGCCGTCGCCGCGGCGCAGGCGCTGGCCGCGGTGTTCCTCATCTCCAACATGGTGCAGCTGGCCGCCTTTAACCGCCGCGAGCAGATCGGCATCATGCGCATGGTGGGTGCCTCGCGCTGGTTCACCCAGGCGCCGTTCGTGCTGGAGGCGGTACTGTCCGTGCTGATCGGCGCGGTGCTGGCCACCGTCGGTGTGTGGGCCGGCAAGCAGCTCATCGTGGACCCGTTGCTGGGGGACCTCTACGCCAACCAGCTCATCGCGCGCGTGTCGGACAGCACCGTGTGGGCGGTCATGCCGCTGGTGGGCCTGGTCGCCATGGTGCTCGGCGGGCTGGCCGCACAGGTGGCGCTTCGCTCTTACGTGCGCAAGTAG
- a CDS encoding SDR family oxidoreductase — protein sequence MKKALITGASRGIGRAIAEDLGKDHHIYAGASKDASDIVSSLPSAEPFEADLTDTDAVLEAASNIEELDVLVLAAGVMDGGPLEELTDDTWREMMEVNLFAPVTLTRALLPALRRSSGLIITINSGAGFHGMAENSAYCASKFALRGFTESLAQEEAGKVRVTSLHPGRTDTDMLAGDNGRPKMAADEVAKAARLAVDAGPDAVVEFLRVRPALTS from the coding sequence ATGAAGAAGGCACTGATTACTGGAGCATCCCGCGGCATCGGCCGCGCCATCGCCGAGGACCTGGGCAAGGACCACCACATTTACGCCGGCGCGTCGAAGGACGCCTCCGACATCGTTTCCTCCCTGCCCAGCGCAGAGCCCTTCGAGGCGGACCTCACCGACACCGACGCCGTCCTGGAAGCGGCCTCCAACATCGAGGAGCTGGACGTCCTCGTCCTTGCTGCCGGTGTGATGGACGGTGGCCCTCTGGAAGAGCTCACCGACGACACGTGGCGCGAAATGATGGAGGTCAACCTCTTCGCCCCCGTCACGCTCACCCGTGCGTTGCTTCCTGCCTTGCGACGTTCCTCCGGCCTCATCATCACCATCAACTCCGGCGCCGGATTCCACGGCATGGCTGAAAACTCCGCCTACTGCGCGTCCAAGTTCGCCCTGCGCGGCTTCACCGAGTCCCTGGCGCAGGAGGAAGCAGGCAAGGTGCGCGTGACCTCCCTGCACCCGGGCCGCACCGACACCGACATGCTCGCCGGCGACAACGGCAGGCCGAAGATGGCGGCCGACGAGGTTGCCAAGGCGGCCCGCCTCGCCGTGGATGCCGGCCCGGACGCAGTGGTGGAGTTCCTCCGGGTGCGTCCGGCGTTGACGTCGTAA